Proteins encoded within one genomic window of Citricoccus muralis:
- the rpsB gene encoding 30S ribosomal protein S2 — protein MPVVTMRQMLDSGVHFGHQTRRWNPKMKRFIFTERNGIYIIDLQQSLSYVDRAYEFIKETVAHGGSILFVGTKKQAQEAIAEQATRVGMPYVNHRWLGGMLTNFQTVSKRVNRMKELEAIDFEDVAGSQYTKKELLLLHRELEKLQANLGGIRNMTRTPSAVWIVDTKKEHLAVDEAEKLGIPIVAILDTNCDPDEVTYPIPGNDDAIRSVSLLTRVIADAVADGLIARNQGKSGGQGTTEEPMAEWERELLEQHNEAQAQQSAAEGETAEAAEQSEPAAEAEKSE, from the coding sequence ATGCCAGTCGTGACAATGCGCCAGATGCTGGATTCCGGCGTCCATTTCGGCCACCAGACCCGTCGTTGGAACCCGAAGATGAAGCGCTTCATCTTCACCGAGCGCAACGGCATCTACATCATCGACCTGCAGCAGTCCCTGTCTTACGTGGACCGCGCCTACGAGTTCATCAAGGAGACCGTCGCTCACGGCGGTTCGATCCTGTTCGTCGGCACTAAGAAGCAGGCTCAGGAAGCCATCGCAGAGCAGGCTACTCGCGTGGGCATGCCCTACGTGAACCACCGCTGGCTCGGAGGTATGCTGACCAACTTCCAGACCGTTTCCAAGCGCGTGAACCGCATGAAGGAACTGGAAGCTATTGACTTCGAGGACGTCGCAGGTTCGCAGTACACCAAGAAGGAATTGCTGTTGCTGCACCGCGAACTGGAGAAGCTGCAGGCTAACCTCGGCGGTATCCGCAACATGACCCGCACGCCTTCGGCCGTGTGGATCGTGGACACCAAGAAGGAGCACCTGGCCGTCGACGAGGCGGAGAAGCTGGGTATCCCGATCGTCGCCATCCTCGACACTAACTGCGACCCGGACGAAGTCACCTACCCGATCCCGGGTAACGATGACGCTATTCGCTCCGTGTCCCTGCTGACCCGCGTGATCGCCGACGCTGTGGCCGATGGCCTCATCGCCCGCAACCAGGGCAAGTCCGGCGGACAGGGCACCACCGAAGAGCCCATGGCTGAGTGGGAGCGCGAGCTCCTCGAGCAGCACAACGAAGCTCAGGCACAGCAGTCCGCTGCTGAAGGCGAGACCGCAGAGGCTGCAGAGCAGTCCGAGCCGGCCGCCGAAGCCGAGAAGTCCGAGTAA
- the tsf gene encoding translation elongation factor Ts, with protein MANYTAADIKALRERTGAGMMDVKKALDEANGDAEKAIEIIRVKGLKGATKREGRSAAEGLIAATVADGAGVMIEINCETDFVAKADKFINLGNTVLEVAAASKAADVDALLAAEYNGRTLGDHVTEEGALMGEKVVVRRVARVEGAFVDAYLHKTSKDLPAQVGVLMAVDSDSAEAQTAAHDVAVHIAAMAPTYLSRDEVAEDVVANERRIAEETARAEGKPEQAMQKIIEGRLTGFFKEIVLEDQGFAKDPKVSVGKVLEQAGTKGVKFARFRVGS; from the coding sequence ATGGCGAACTACACCGCTGCTGACATTAAGGCACTGCGTGAACGCACCGGTGCCGGCATGATGGACGTCAAGAAGGCTCTGGACGAGGCCAACGGTGATGCCGAGAAGGCCATCGAGATCATTCGCGTGAAGGGCCTCAAGGGCGCCACCAAGCGCGAAGGTCGTTCGGCCGCTGAAGGCCTCATCGCCGCGACCGTCGCCGATGGCGCCGGCGTGATGATCGAGATCAACTGCGAGACCGACTTCGTGGCCAAGGCCGACAAGTTCATCAACCTGGGCAACACCGTGCTCGAGGTCGCCGCCGCCTCCAAGGCTGCCGATGTCGACGCCCTGCTGGCTGCCGAGTACAACGGCCGCACCCTGGGTGACCACGTCACCGAAGAAGGCGCCCTGATGGGCGAGAAGGTCGTCGTGCGCCGCGTGGCTCGTGTGGAAGGCGCCTTCGTGGATGCCTACCTGCACAAGACCTCCAAGGACCTGCCGGCTCAGGTGGGCGTGCTCATGGCTGTGGATTCGGACTCCGCTGAAGCGCAGACCGCGGCTCACGACGTCGCCGTTCACATTGCTGCCATGGCCCCGACCTACCTGTCCCGCGACGAGGTTGCCGAGGACGTTGTGGCCAACGAACGCCGCATCGCCGAGGAGACCGCGCGCGCCGAGGGCAAGCCGGAGCAGGCCATGCAGAAGATCATCGAAGGACGCCTGACCGGCTTCTTCAAGGAGATCGTGCTGGAGGACCAGGGCTTCGCAAAGGACCCGAAGGTCTCCGTGGGCAAGGTCCTCGAGCAGGCCGGAACCAAGGGCGTGAAGTTCGCTCGCTTCCGCGTCGGTAGCTGA
- a CDS encoding glycosyltransferase family 4 protein, whose protein sequence is MRLFMDARYTRTDFHDGISRYGASLIEATARRADVTMIIHDEAQLPMLPAGVPWVKVSAPTSAREPMVAQQLNAFSPDVVFSPMQTMGSAGRRFGLILTLHDLIYYQHRTPPRDLPLPVRGLWRLYHLAYWPQRLLLDRADDVVTVSRTTQRLMRHHRLTRRPITVVSNAPQPTAEPREPDRTPEKSLVYMGSFMDYKNVESLIAAMPHLSGYRLHLLSRITANRESELLELADELGVASDALVFHRGTSEEEYRDLLRSCTALVTMSRAEGFGLPLAEAMAEGTPVIVSDLEIFREIGGEAGAAQFIELEEQRQAGEKLAAAVRRWEDPTAFADASRAAVEQASLFTWERSAEELLRVAESVAARRSLRPRRQSN, encoded by the coding sequence TTGCGACTATTCATGGATGCCCGATACACGCGAACGGACTTCCATGATGGAATTTCCCGGTACGGTGCCTCCCTCATCGAAGCCACTGCGAGGCGGGCCGATGTCACGATGATCATCCACGACGAGGCACAGTTGCCGATGCTTCCGGCCGGCGTGCCCTGGGTCAAAGTCTCTGCCCCGACCTCGGCCCGTGAGCCCATGGTCGCTCAGCAGTTAAACGCTTTTTCCCCCGATGTGGTTTTCTCCCCGATGCAGACCATGGGATCGGCCGGTCGACGCTTCGGCCTCATTCTGACTCTGCACGACCTGATCTACTACCAGCACCGCACCCCACCTCGAGACTTGCCCCTGCCGGTGCGTGGACTCTGGCGGCTCTACCACTTGGCATACTGGCCACAGCGGCTGCTATTGGACCGGGCCGACGACGTTGTTACCGTCTCCCGCACGACCCAGCGACTGATGCGACATCACCGTCTCACCCGTAGGCCGATCACCGTGGTCTCCAACGCGCCCCAGCCCACCGCCGAGCCACGCGAGCCCGACCGAACACCTGAGAAGTCACTGGTCTACATGGGCTCCTTCATGGATTACAAAAACGTGGAGTCTCTGATCGCAGCCATGCCGCACCTGTCCGGCTACCGGCTTCATCTCCTCTCCAGGATCACAGCGAATCGTGAATCTGAGCTCTTGGAACTGGCGGATGAGCTGGGTGTTGCCTCGGATGCGTTGGTGTTCCACCGCGGTACCAGCGAAGAAGAGTACCGGGACTTACTCCGTTCCTGCACCGCACTGGTCACGATGTCGCGTGCCGAAGGATTCGGGCTGCCGTTGGCCGAAGCGATGGCCGAAGGGACCCCGGTGATCGTCTCCGATCTCGAAATTTTCCGGGAGATCGGTGGCGAAGCCGGAGCAGCTCAATTCATCGAACTGGAAGAGCAACGTCAAGCCGGAGAAAAACTGGCCGCGGCGGTGCGACGCTGGGAAGATCCCACGGCCTTTGCCGATGCATCTCGGGCCGCTGTCGAACAGGCCTCCCTGTTTACGTGGGAGCGATCGGCCGAAGAACTACTGCGAGTCGCCGAATCTGTGGCGGCTCGTCGTTCACTCCGTCCACGCCGCCAATCCAACTGA
- a CDS encoding M23 family metallopeptidase: MTAPPLESPRTTFHGTWVIAVTALVLACGTLTAFDAHGHAITSARHAVPATSTAGANWTPPVEGANASSVVREFHGPSTPWGAGHRGIDLSASSEVVAPDGGTVRFVGTVVDRPVLTIEHDNGMLSSFEPVATELSFGDVVRRGQVLGSLSGEQHCEMSCVHWGVRIPDGWTIGSTVRDRYIDPGLLLGWSGPSVLWPLQGSPFR, translated from the coding sequence ATGACTGCTCCCCCACTAGAATCACCACGCACCACATTTCACGGTACATGGGTGATCGCCGTTACTGCCCTCGTACTGGCGTGTGGCACGCTGACTGCCTTCGACGCTCACGGTCATGCGATCACTTCTGCTCGTCATGCAGTGCCAGCAACAAGCACCGCTGGCGCAAACTGGACGCCGCCCGTAGAAGGGGCGAACGCGTCATCGGTCGTGCGCGAGTTCCACGGGCCATCGACTCCGTGGGGTGCTGGCCATCGCGGAATCGACCTGTCCGCGTCTTCGGAGGTGGTGGCACCCGACGGTGGTACGGTCCGTTTTGTGGGCACGGTGGTCGATCGCCCGGTGTTGACCATCGAGCACGACAACGGGATGTTGTCCTCGTTTGAGCCAGTGGCTACTGAGTTAAGCTTCGGGGATGTCGTCCGGCGGGGACAGGTCCTCGGCTCGCTGAGCGGCGAACAGCACTGCGAGATGTCGTGCGTGCACTGGGGCGTGCGCATCCCAGACGGTTGGACAATCGGGTCGACCGTGCGTGATCGCTACATCGACCCTGGACTGCTGTTGGGCTGGTCGGGACCGTCGGTGTTGTGGCCGCTGCAGGGGTCTCCGTTCCGGTAG
- a CDS encoding CDP-alcohol phosphatidyltransferase family protein, with product MKLIGAGTRTDIDYRVSDRWLTAPNIITLVRFCLVPLFVWQTFTGQYLGAFITLAVLFSTDWVDGYVARRFNQISTVGKWLDPLADRISIVVVAITVVITGVAPSWLVLTLLIPDLLLFVLNAVLFLGSPELEVTALGKIRTAMLMAGIPFLLLAQVADMDSTFWHVVAYVFLIPGCLGHWGAAIDYTLRSLRKHRELRAAGINPRERQAWTFKHQQGRPENSIAAETGAS from the coding sequence ATGAAGCTGATTGGCGCCGGCACCAGAACCGATATCGACTACCGGGTATCGGACCGATGGCTCACCGCGCCGAACATCATCACCCTGGTGCGGTTCTGTCTGGTTCCGCTCTTCGTCTGGCAGACCTTCACCGGTCAGTACCTGGGAGCCTTCATTACCCTGGCGGTATTGTTCAGCACCGACTGGGTGGACGGCTACGTCGCACGCCGGTTCAACCAGATTTCGACGGTCGGGAAATGGCTGGACCCGCTAGCCGACCGGATTTCGATTGTCGTCGTCGCCATCACCGTGGTGATCACCGGGGTGGCCCCCAGCTGGTTGGTTCTCACCCTGCTCATCCCGGATCTACTGCTCTTCGTGCTCAACGCCGTACTTTTCCTCGGTTCTCCGGAGCTGGAAGTCACTGCGCTGGGGAAGATCCGCACCGCGATGCTCATGGCCGGAATCCCTTTCCTGCTCTTGGCCCAGGTAGCGGACATGGATTCCACGTTCTGGCATGTGGTGGCCTATGTCTTCTTGATCCCGGGCTGCCTTGGGCACTGGGGTGCTGCGATCGACTACACGCTCCGCTCGTTGCGCAAGCACCGTGAGCTCCGCGCCGCCGGAATTAACCCGCGCGAACGACAGGCCTGGACCTTTAAACATCAGCAGGGCCGACCTGAAAACAGCATCGCCGCAGAAACCGGAGCATCATGA
- the frr gene encoding ribosome recycling factor, producing the protein MERTLEATREDFAGVRTGRANPGLFSKVMVDYYGTYTPLQQLASFTTQDARTLMIAPYDVSALRNIEKALSDSEVGANPSNDGKVIRVVMPELTEERRKEYVKLVKTKAEDHKVSVRNTRRKTKETLDKLVKDGEIGEDEGARAEKELDALTRRFTDSIDEMAKNKEQELMEV; encoded by the coding sequence ATGGAACGCACCCTGGAAGCCACGCGAGAAGATTTCGCCGGGGTCCGCACGGGCCGCGCCAACCCGGGGCTGTTCTCCAAGGTCATGGTCGATTACTACGGCACCTACACTCCGCTGCAGCAGCTGGCGTCCTTCACCACTCAGGATGCCCGCACGCTGATGATCGCCCCCTATGACGTCTCGGCGCTGCGCAACATCGAGAAGGCCCTGTCCGACTCCGAGGTCGGCGCTAACCCCTCCAACGACGGGAAAGTCATCCGCGTGGTGATGCCTGAGCTGACCGAGGAGCGCCGCAAGGAATACGTGAAGCTGGTGAAGACCAAGGCCGAGGATCACAAGGTCTCGGTGCGCAACACCCGCCGCAAGACCAAGGAAACCCTCGACAAGCTCGTTAAGGACGGAGAGATTGGCGAGGACGAAGGCGCACGCGCGGAAAAGGAGCTTGACGCTCTGACCCGCCGCTTCACCGACTCTATCGACGAGATGGCAAAGAACAAGGAACAGGAACTGATGGAGGTCTGA
- a CDS encoding DMT family transporter, which yields MIIWAVVAALLGAVCLAVGSERQSSGVRKYAGVTVLRPLDYFKLVRQGRWLVGGLLLLLGIALNVYALATAPLTVVQPIGAVAVVITTVLHARIAALKLNRSTIIAIACCVGGSAGFVALAIVATRENHRPLMDQENLTNWIAIAVIFVFAITAAILRSHPSAFLYIMGAGVLFAFVAVSTRLAILHVLDRDAGGFMGIPWLQLAVLVTAALLGSYFVQRAHQHGPPDLVVAGLTVVDPLVAVVIGIFVLGELQDGVSLFVLAGMVVAAAVASGGVLVLARDHPDVIKRKVEWDQAAQPESPKQTAP from the coding sequence ATGATCATTTGGGCCGTGGTGGCCGCACTGCTTGGAGCGGTGTGCCTGGCGGTTGGCTCGGAACGACAATCATCGGGAGTTCGTAAATACGCCGGGGTGACGGTGCTGCGCCCCTTGGATTACTTCAAGCTGGTGCGACAGGGGCGCTGGCTGGTCGGTGGGTTGCTGTTGTTGCTGGGCATCGCGCTCAACGTTTATGCCTTGGCCACCGCGCCCCTGACGGTCGTGCAACCCATCGGCGCGGTCGCGGTGGTGATCACCACCGTGCTGCACGCTCGAATTGCTGCCCTGAAGTTGAACCGGTCCACCATCATTGCCATCGCCTGCTGTGTGGGTGGCTCGGCAGGGTTCGTCGCTCTCGCGATTGTGGCGACCCGGGAGAATCACCGCCCCCTCATGGACCAGGAGAACCTGACGAATTGGATCGCCATCGCAGTCATTTTCGTGTTCGCGATCACGGCGGCGATTCTTCGGTCTCACCCCTCGGCCTTCCTCTACATCATGGGCGCAGGTGTGCTGTTCGCCTTCGTCGCCGTCTCCACCCGATTGGCCATTCTGCACGTGCTCGATCGGGACGCCGGCGGATTCATGGGCATCCCGTGGCTACAGCTGGCGGTGCTGGTTACTGCCGCATTACTGGGTAGCTACTTCGTGCAGCGGGCGCATCAGCATGGTCCACCCGATCTGGTGGTAGCGGGTCTCACCGTGGTGGACCCGCTGGTCGCCGTCGTCATCGGAATCTTCGTGCTCGGCGAGTTGCAAGATGGGGTATCTCTCTTCGTGTTGGCTGGAATGGTCGTGGCTGCTGCCGTAGCATCGGGGGGAGTTCTGGTGTTGGCCAGGGACCACCCCGATGTGATCAAGCGCAAGGTCGAGTGGGACCAAGCGGCTCAACCCGAATCCCCGAAACAAACCGCGCCCTAG
- a CDS encoding phage holin family protein, translated as MANPGTHAAADASAQHSSQRGRVRVTDQTRSSSMLDLTATGLRLVPKQLKDESALAVNHIKSKGMGLGVGIGLAVLGLFLLAIVLIALVVALIGAFADTGNLWFWSLMVAAGALVISLIFIGIGALILKGQMPLVPQETIRGFKHDLGYLAEGNAFDPVEFDRLEAEKAERKKQEKLREKELTKQARKEEKAARKRGEAPTTVASIKPSSEELRHRAELRRRHLGDIRSGLEEKTDVKAQFAAFTAAATGRRREDAGTSPVSPYTGAVRAGEKVGDASDYVKDRWQPIALLGASSTALAVFLKKLTDKK; from the coding sequence ATGGCAAATCCCGGTACTCATGCGGCCGCTGACGCATCAGCGCAGCACTCGTCGCAGCGCGGACGCGTGCGTGTGACGGATCAGACGCGGTCCAGCTCCATGCTCGATCTGACCGCCACGGGCCTGCGACTGGTGCCGAAACAGCTTAAGGACGAGTCCGCGCTGGCCGTCAACCACATCAAGTCCAAGGGCATGGGTCTCGGCGTCGGCATCGGCCTGGCCGTGCTGGGGCTGTTCCTGCTGGCTATCGTGCTGATCGCGCTGGTCGTGGCCCTCATCGGTGCGTTCGCCGACACCGGAAACCTCTGGTTCTGGTCGCTGATGGTCGCCGCTGGCGCTCTGGTGATCAGCCTGATCTTCATCGGCATTGGAGCACTCATCCTCAAGGGCCAGATGCCGCTGGTGCCCCAGGAGACTATCCGCGGATTTAAGCATGACCTGGGCTACCTCGCCGAGGGCAACGCCTTCGACCCGGTGGAATTCGACCGCCTCGAGGCCGAGAAGGCCGAGCGCAAGAAGCAGGAGAAGCTGCGCGAGAAGGAACTCACCAAGCAGGCCCGCAAGGAAGAGAAGGCCGCCCGTAAGCGCGGTGAGGCGCCCACCACGGTGGCCTCCATCAAGCCTTCTTCCGAGGAACTGCGCCACCGCGCTGAACTGCGCCGTCGTCACTTGGGTGATATCCGCTCGGGCCTTGAAGAGAAGACAGACGTCAAGGCCCAGTTCGCTGCCTTCACTGCGGCCGCTACCGGTCGTCGTCGAGAGGACGCCGGCACCTCGCCGGTCTCGCCCTACACCGGGGCGGTTCGCGCCGGTGAAAAGGTGGGCGACGCCAGCGACTACGTGAAGGACCGTTGGCAGCCGATCGCACTGCTCGGAGCGTCGTCCACCGCCCTGGCGGTATTCTTGAAGAAGCTCACAGACAAGAAGTGA
- a CDS encoding glycosyltransferase, whose product MTDADRAPLKVLIAADTYPPHVNGAATFCHRLATALHARGHEVHVVAPRNESGPNTVEHTDVATVHRVRSVPAPTHEYYRLVSKRGAARAIGRILDEVQLDVVHVQCHYMIGEAAIKQATKRRVRVISTNHFMPENLEPFLPFPQWFLNIVSRSSWRDMGRLMGQTAVVTTPTKLAARTMMENAGLEDVLAVSNGIDSAKYELKPEEKLIKHQQPTVLFVGRLAVEKNIDVLLRALPLTDPDLQVRAEIVGDGEQRDALRSLAEELGITDRVAFRGHVTEAELREAYLCADVFCQPGTAELQSLVSLEAMSASKPVVLADALALPHLVDNGENGYLFTPGDSADLAQKLEAVLGADPAVRQSMGEKSHEKVQQHAESKTIDIFERIYRGASANEIRALN is encoded by the coding sequence GTGACCGACGCTGACCGCGCACCCTTGAAGGTACTGATCGCGGCGGACACTTATCCTCCGCATGTCAACGGCGCGGCAACGTTCTGTCATCGGCTGGCCACCGCGTTGCACGCGCGCGGACATGAAGTCCACGTGGTCGCCCCCCGCAATGAATCCGGTCCGAACACGGTCGAGCACACCGATGTGGCCACGGTGCACCGGGTGCGGTCCGTACCTGCCCCCACGCACGAGTATTACCGACTGGTGAGTAAACGCGGCGCAGCCCGTGCCATCGGGCGGATTCTGGACGAAGTTCAACTCGATGTGGTGCACGTGCAGTGTCACTATATGATCGGCGAAGCTGCTATCAAACAAGCCACGAAGCGTCGTGTTCGCGTCATTTCGACCAACCACTTCATGCCGGAAAACCTTGAGCCGTTCTTGCCGTTTCCGCAGTGGTTCCTCAATATCGTCTCCCGCAGTTCTTGGCGCGACATGGGACGGCTCATGGGCCAGACCGCCGTGGTGACCACTCCCACCAAACTGGCCGCACGTACCATGATGGAAAACGCGGGGCTAGAGGATGTCCTGGCGGTGTCCAACGGCATTGATTCAGCAAAGTACGAACTGAAACCAGAGGAGAAGCTGATCAAGCATCAGCAGCCCACCGTATTGTTCGTCGGCCGGCTGGCGGTCGAGAAAAACATCGACGTCTTGTTGCGCGCTCTTCCGCTCACTGATCCTGATCTGCAGGTTCGTGCCGAAATCGTCGGCGACGGCGAACAGCGGGACGCCTTGCGCTCCCTTGCCGAGGAACTGGGTATCACCGACCGAGTCGCTTTCCGCGGCCACGTGACGGAAGCTGAGCTGCGTGAGGCGTACCTGTGCGCCGACGTGTTCTGTCAGCCCGGTACCGCCGAGTTGCAGTCGTTGGTGAGCTTGGAAGCAATGAGCGCCTCGAAGCCGGTGGTTCTTGCCGACGCGTTGGCCCTGCCACACCTGGTCGACAACGGCGAAAACGGGTACCTGTTCACCCCCGGCGACTCCGCAGATCTGGCACAGAAGCTGGAAGCGGTGCTCGGCGCCGACCCGGCTGTCCGTCAGTCCATGGGGGAGAAATCCCACGAGAAAGTACAGCAGCACGCAGAATCGAAAACCATCGACATCTTCGAGCGCATTTACCGTGGAGCTTCCGCCAATGAAATCCGCGCGTTGAACTGA
- the pyrH gene encoding UMP kinase — protein MPDQHAPETSSTPTINTPGGLQDGPDAQQRYNSTAPSGRRRVLLKLSGEVFGGGKVGIDPATVRFVAEQIAAVKNTIEVAVVVGGGNFFRGAELSENGMDRRRADYMGMLGTVMNCLALQDFLLQAGVDTRVQSAISMEQVAEPYIPLRAIRHMQKNRVVIFGAGTGLPYFSTDTVAAQRALEIGADEVLMAKSGVDGVYTADPKRDPTAEKYDRLTYDDALLKNIRVMDLTAMTMCKDNDLPMMVFGMEGDGNVTRALRGERIGTTVTV, from the coding sequence ATGCCGGATCAGCATGCACCGGAAACATCCTCCACCCCGACCATCAATACTCCCGGCGGCCTTCAAGATGGCCCGGACGCCCAACAACGCTACAACTCCACCGCCCCGTCGGGACGCCGTCGGGTACTGCTGAAGCTCTCCGGTGAGGTCTTCGGCGGTGGCAAAGTCGGAATTGACCCAGCAACCGTGCGTTTCGTTGCCGAACAAATTGCCGCCGTGAAAAACACCATCGAGGTGGCGGTCGTCGTCGGTGGTGGCAACTTCTTCCGCGGCGCCGAACTGTCTGAGAACGGCATGGACCGTCGTCGCGCCGACTACATGGGCATGCTCGGCACAGTCATGAACTGCCTGGCCCTCCAGGACTTTTTGCTACAGGCCGGCGTCGACACCCGTGTGCAGTCGGCCATCTCGATGGAGCAGGTTGCGGAGCCTTACATTCCGCTGCGTGCGATTCGCCACATGCAGAAGAATCGCGTGGTCATTTTCGGTGCCGGCACGGGTCTGCCTTACTTCTCTACCGATACGGTGGCCGCGCAGCGCGCCCTAGAAATCGGTGCCGACGAGGTGCTGATGGCCAAGTCCGGGGTGGACGGCGTCTACACCGCAGACCCGAAGAGGGACCCCACGGCCGAGAAATACGACCGGCTCACCTACGACGATGCGCTGCTGAAGAACATCCGCGTCATGGATCTGACCGCCATGACCATGTGCAAGGACAACGACCTGCCGATGATGGTGTTCGGCATGGAAGGCGACGGCAACGTCACTCGAGCGCTGCGCGGTGAGCGCATCGGTACCACCGTCACTGTCTGA